One window from the genome of Cryptomeria japonica chromosome 6, Sugi_1.0, whole genome shotgun sequence encodes:
- the LOC131037741 gene encoding large ribosomal subunit protein eL36y — protein MAPTQAKSGIFVGINRGHVITKRQPALRPSANKGKRSKRTDFVRKLIREVAGFAPYEKRITELLKVGKDKRALKVAKKKLGTHKRAKKKREEMSNVLRKMRSAGTTEKKK, from the exons ATGGCGCCAACGCAGGCGAAATCAGGGATCTTTGTAGGCATTAACAGAGGTCATGTCATTACAAAGCGTCAGCCGGCCTTGCGCCCTTCGGCTAACAAAGGG AAGAGGAGCAAGAGAACAGATTTTGTCAGAAAATTGATAAGGGAAGTGGCGGGATTCGCTCCTTACGAGAAACGAATCACTGAGCTGTTGAAGGTGGGAAAGGATAAGCGGGCATTAAAAGTGGCGAAGAAGAAGCTCGGCACCCACAAGAGGGCCAAGAAGAAGCGTGAGGAGATGTCTAATGTTCTCAGGAAGATGAG gtCTGCTGGAACTACTGAGAAGAAGaagtga